GCGGGACCACGGCGCCGACCTCAAAGCCCCGAAGACGGTCGCCCGCATCATAGAGACGTTCGCCGACACGCTCGTGTGAACAGCGGGGCTCTGGGTGACGGAAGTGTCGTCTGGGTCTGGTAGGACAGGACGCGTCAACCCCCCGACACGAGGATCATCCGTGACCGACGACGACTACCCGAGCCCCTGGGACCGCTACGAGGAGGGCTACGCCGGCCTGCCCACAGCCGAGGTCCCCTGGGACGAGAAGAACGGGCCGCAGCCCGAGGCCGGGTCCGTGGCGTGGCGGCTCAGCGCCCACAGCTGGGACGGCGGCCGCATCGCCGAGCACCTCGACTGGTTCTTCGAGCACGTCGACACCGCGAAGGTCACGGCCATCGTGATCGGCGAGTGGGAAAACTGCTACACCGAGAGCAGCGCGCCCATCGTCCGCCGGCTGGCCGACGAGGCCGGCCGGCTGCCCCAGCTGCGCTCGCTCTTCTTCGGCGCGATCGACTCGGAGGAGGCCGAGATCTCCTGGATCCAGCAGTCCGACATCACGCCGCTGCTGGAGGCGTACCCGAAGCTGGAGCGGCTGGAGGTGCGCGGCGGCTCCGGGCTGCGGCTCTCCCCCGTGCGGCACGAGTCGCTGAAGGTGCTGCGGTTCGAGACCGGAGGGCTGCCGGGAGAGGTGGTCCGCGGGGTCGCCGCGAGCGACCTGCCCGCGCTGGAGCATCTGGAGCTCTGGCTGGGCGTCCCCGAGTACGGCGGCGACAGCGGCGTCTCCGACGTCGGCCCCATCCTCCGGGGCGAGCGGCTGCCCGTGCTGCGTCACTTGGGGCTGCAGGACAGCGAGATCCAGGACGACCTCGCCGCCGCCGTGGCCACCGCGCCGATCGTGGCCAGGCTCGAGACGCTGAGCCTGTCGATGGGCGTGCTCACCGACGCCGGGGCGGAGGCGCTGCTCAGCGGCCAGCCGCTCACTCACCTGCGCGCGCTCGACCTGCACCACCACTACCTGTCCGAGGCGATGATGCGGCGGGTGACCGAGGCCCTGCCCGGGGTTCGGGTGGACGTGTCCGAGCAGGAGGAGGCCGAGGTCGACGAGGACGACGGCGAGACGTGGCGTTACGTGGCGGTGGATGAGTGATGCGGGAGTTCGACGAGCAGCCCAGCCAATATGAGCGCTACGATCAGCGCTACGCCGGCCTGCCGGTGGCCGAGGTGCCGTGGCAGGAGGACGGGGAGCCGCCCGCGGCCGGATCCGCGGCCTGGCGGCTCAACGCCAGCACCTTCGA
This genomic interval from Nonomuraea helvata contains the following:
- a CDS encoding STM4015 family protein, with the protein product MTDDDYPSPWDRYEEGYAGLPTAEVPWDEKNGPQPEAGSVAWRLSAHSWDGGRIAEHLDWFFEHVDTAKVTAIVIGEWENCYTESSAPIVRRLADEAGRLPQLRSLFFGAIDSEEAEISWIQQSDITPLLEAYPKLERLEVRGGSGLRLSPVRHESLKVLRFETGGLPGEVVRGVAASDLPALEHLELWLGVPEYGGDSGVSDVGPILRGERLPVLRHLGLQDSEIQDDLAAAVATAPIVARLETLSLSMGVLTDAGAEALLSGQPLTHLRALDLHHHYLSEAMMRRVTEALPGVRVDVSEQEEAEVDEDDGETWRYVAVDE